One genomic window of Etheostoma spectabile isolate EspeVRDwgs_2016 chromosome 5, UIUC_Espe_1.0, whole genome shotgun sequence includes the following:
- the ptar1 gene encoding protein prenyltransferase alpha subunit repeat-containing protein 1 translates to MAESEEEVDVLVQRVVKDITNAFKRNPNIDEIGVIPCPEARYNRSPIVLVENKLGVESWCVKFLLPYVHNKLLLYRQRKHWVEREALADITCTLLLLNPDFTTAWNVRKELLQCGVLNPEKDLYLGKLALTKFPKSPETWIHRRWVLQQILRQCSALGRNHQQGEVEQADVERSQQLSDNLARTLHQEMKVCSDAACRYPSNYNAWSHRIWVLQHMAKGNVKVFYDELSSMRLWVSMHVSDHSGFHYRQFLLKELITELSQTPASTPPSSPQRSPVPGSSLPPPSQGPANGELSGPEAAAEEDRQLLQLFHQEVELISDLIQSFPGHETLWSHRRHVFYLWPHWRREHQHYCSSNGGSASARLNNSGPSLAGVGAQSCAGRGESVNGQGHASDAMEVDGASLPDPRDSKRLKRGILLPGPTALLPSPPALPSEHSFVSGVLDSCGNPEQRRFALAYRKWLDTVVDQQP, encoded by the exons ATGGCGGAGtcggaggaggaggtggacgtATTGGTCCAGAGAGTTGTCAAAGACATCACTAACGCCTTCAAGAGGAACCCCAACAT TGATGAGATTGGTGTGATCCCGTGTCCAGAGGCCCGCTACAACCGCAGTCCCATTGTGTTGGTGGAGAATAAGCTGGGTGTTGAGAGCTGGTGTGTCAAGTTCCTGCTGCCGTATGTCCACAACAAGCTGCTGCTCTACCGCCAGCGCAAACACTGGGTGGAGAGGGAAG CTTTAGCGGATATCACCTGCACTCTGTTGCTGCTCAACCCGGACTTCACCACTGCATGGAATGTCAG GAAGGAGCTACTGCAGTGCGGAGTTCTTAACCCAGAGAAGGACCTCTATCTGGGCAAGCTGGCCCTCACCAAATTCCCCAAGAGCCCTGAGACGTGGATACACCG ACGCTGGGTGCTGCAGCAGATCCTGCGTCAGTGCTCTGCTCTGGGCCGGAACCATCAGCAGGGTGAAGTGGAGCAGGCCGATGTCGAGAGGAGCCAGCAGCTCAGTGACAATCTGGCCAGGACGCTCCATCAAGAGATGAAGGTGTGCTCTGACGCTGCCTGCCGCTATCCCAGCAACTACAACGCCTGGTCCCACCGCATCTGGGTGCTGCAGCACATGGCCAAGGGCAACGTCAAG GTGTTCTATGATGAGCTGTCGTCGATGCGCCTCTGGGTGTCCATGCATGTGTCCGACCACAGCGGCTTCCACTACCGCCAGTTCCTGCTTAAGGAGCTGATCACAGAGCTCTCCCAGACTCCAGCTTCCACCCCCCCCAGTTCGCCCCAGCGCAGCCCAGTCCCCGGCAGCAGCCTCCCCCCTCCCAGCCAGGGCCCGGCCAACGGGGAGCTGTCGGGGCCGGAGGCCGCCGCAGAGGAGGACAGGCAGCTACTTCAACTCTTCCACCAGGAGGTGGAGCTGATCTCAGACCTGATCCAGTCCTTCCCCGGTCACGAGACCCTCTGGAGTCACAG GCGGCACGTCTTCTACCTGTGGCCCCACTGGAGGAGGGAGCACCAGCACTACTGCAGCAGCAATGGAGGCAGCGCGTCGGCCCGCCTTAACAACAGTGGCCCCTCGCTGGCCGGGGTCGGTGCTCAAAGCTGCGCCGGCAGGGGGGAGAGTGTGAACGGGCAGGGGCATGCTAGTGACGCTATGGAGGTGGACGGGGCGTCCTTGCCTGACCCGCGGGACAGCAAGCGACTAAAGCGAGGCATCCTGCTGCCAGGCCCCACCGCCCTGCTGCCCAGCCCCCCCGCCCTGCCGTCTGAGCACAGCTTTGTGAGCGGCGTCCTGGACAGCTGTGGGAACCCCGAGCAGAGACGTTTCGCCCTGGCATACAGGAAGTGGTTAGACACTGTCGTTGATCAGCAGCCTTGA